The following are encoded in a window of Gramella sp. MT6 genomic DNA:
- a CDS encoding phospholipase A yields the protein MKRLFFFWFLILAISSPIDSLGQRLSREQVYDTIQTMPFFSSYHDNYFISGIPTNKPTTKDNADIKYQISFKQLVTRTTLPLNSYLFLSYSQKAFWNVYSKSSPFEEINFNPAIGLGKPLFNKEGYIFGLAELKFEHESNGRDGLESRSWNRVIGAFHTPLGRRTTLSLKAWIPFAYKDPHPDLLDYVGLGEVKVEQTFFSNRFIGEVTIRKGLEGWKGSVGSKIYYKLFNNSGNQYLMLEWFAGYAESLIDYNKYTSMIRLGYVIKSSDLDILKTR from the coding sequence ATGAAGCGATTGTTTTTTTTCTGGTTTTTAATTTTAGCTATTTCGTCGCCTATAGATAGCCTGGGACAGCGACTTAGCAGAGAACAGGTTTACGATACAATTCAAACCATGCCGTTCTTTTCCAGCTATCATGACAATTACTTTATTAGCGGTATTCCAACCAACAAGCCAACTACAAAAGACAATGCCGATATCAAATACCAGATAAGCTTTAAACAACTGGTGACCAGGACTACCTTGCCATTGAATAGCTACTTGTTTCTCAGTTATTCACAGAAGGCTTTCTGGAATGTATATAGCAAATCCAGTCCATTCGAGGAGATCAATTTTAATCCAGCTATTGGTTTAGGTAAACCACTTTTTAATAAAGAAGGATATATATTCGGCCTTGCCGAGTTAAAATTCGAACATGAATCCAATGGAAGAGATGGGTTGGAAAGCAGAAGCTGGAATAGGGTAATTGGGGCTTTCCATACTCCTTTAGGCAGAAGAACAACTCTAAGCTTGAAAGCCTGGATTCCATTTGCCTATAAAGATCCGCATCCAGATCTTCTGGACTATGTTGGTCTTGGTGAGGTAAAAGTTGAACAAACCTTTTTTTCAAACCGGTTTATTGGGGAAGTAACTATTCGGAAAGGCCTTGAAGGATGGAAAGGCTCTGTGGGTTCCAAGATCTATTACAAGCTTTTTAATAATTCAGGTAACCAATATCTCATGTTAGAGTGGTTTGCCGGCTATGCAGAAAGTTTAATTGACTATAATAAGTACACTAGTATGATCCGGCTAGGCTATGTTATTAAATCCTCAGACCTCGATATTCTTAAGACCCGGTAG
- a CDS encoding ATP-binding protein, which yields MINKRLLIKNLLAHNDENSFYDKKRQLNIGEKEGKAKFLKHICALSNSNPENNSYIVIGVEDEDSRIVGIDFFDDSKIQNLVNAYLSNPPIISYENIPFPHLPDHLVVGLVTIRPNHGKICSFRKNIWKYYGGSVFLRDGSISMPKVFDIEIKDVNSAIVASIENHSHNNLEYTLDGVFDFMKKRKDYNPSYRVFKEYFVVCWAGKEKKIKNETYFSRVDIELINEQVKLFYSDLDEVSIVEDKDQFKITEYVHLGLHDQFQYYPLEEVVIRFRDNGSYDIDSKLLFVPPRFNKRTLYHIYNTNRSLIEKLKKGVELNATEKKDIRNLPSTYLLCYLNNFTEALTKLEEAKPYLKAYSQEVYHSYKESMRILRKVKYN from the coding sequence GTGATCAACAAACGCCTCCTCATAAAAAACCTGCTTGCTCACAATGATGAGAACAGCTTTTATGACAAAAAGCGACAGTTGAATATTGGTGAAAAAGAAGGCAAGGCAAAATTCCTGAAACATATTTGCGCCTTATCTAATTCCAATCCCGAGAACAACTCTTATATCGTTATAGGGGTCGAAGATGAGGACAGTAGAATTGTTGGAATCGACTTTTTTGATGACAGTAAGATACAGAACCTTGTGAATGCGTACCTCAGCAATCCACCTATAATATCTTACGAAAACATACCTTTTCCGCATCTTCCAGACCACTTGGTAGTAGGTCTGGTGACCATTAGGCCTAATCATGGTAAGATCTGTTCTTTCAGAAAAAATATCTGGAAGTATTACGGCGGATCGGTCTTTCTCCGGGATGGAAGTATTAGCATGCCCAAGGTGTTTGATATCGAGATAAAAGATGTCAATTCCGCCATCGTTGCTTCTATCGAAAACCATTCTCATAATAATCTTGAATATACTTTAGATGGTGTTTTCGATTTCATGAAGAAAAGAAAAGATTACAACCCATCTTACAGGGTTTTTAAGGAGTATTTCGTGGTTTGCTGGGCGGGGAAGGAAAAGAAGATCAAGAATGAAACCTATTTTTCGAGGGTAGATATTGAACTCATCAATGAACAGGTAAAATTATTCTATTCAGATCTGGATGAAGTTAGCATTGTTGAAGACAAAGATCAGTTCAAGATCACCGAATATGTCCATCTTGGTTTACATGACCAGTTTCAATACTATCCCCTTGAAGAGGTAGTGATCAGGTTTAGAGATAATGGCAGCTATGACATAGATAGCAAACTTTTGTTCGTTCCACCGCGGTTCAATAAAAGAACACTTTATCATATCTACAATACCAACAGATCCCTGATCGAAAAATTAAAAAAAGGCGTTGAGCTGAACGCCACCGAAAAAAAAGATATTAGAAACCTGCCTTCTACTTATTTATTATGCTATTTAAATAATTTTACCGAAGCTTTAACCAAGCTTGAGGAAGCCAAACCTTATCTTAAGGCTTATAGTCAGGAGGTATACCATTCCTATAAAGAAAGTATGCGAATTTTAAGAAAGGTGAAATACAATTAA
- a CDS encoding ArsR family transcriptional regulator, with protein sequence MNCCSPEKQKLIEEIGVHFEKVHKLAPLAARIYVIMILSPNDGHTFDEIIEITGASKSSVSTQLNLLMQTNKVEYFTKPGDRKRYFRASRTYLKNNLLDQLDQVREDIRLVEKIQSFNAEFNTEKFKKTGGVAMLYKEYLIAQKQNLENTIEQMNKITIE encoded by the coding sequence ATGAATTGTTGCTCACCGGAAAAACAGAAATTGATTGAGGAGATTGGGGTACACTTTGAGAAAGTGCACAAACTTGCTCCCCTGGCGGCCAGGATCTATGTTATTATGATCCTTTCTCCTAATGACGGCCATACATTCGATGAGATTATTGAGATCACCGGAGCCAGTAAAAGCTCAGTTTCTACCCAGCTCAATTTATTAATGCAAACCAATAAAGTAGAGTATTTCACAAAGCCTGGCGACCGCAAAAGATATTTTCGCGCTAGCAGAACCTATCTTAAAAATAATCTTTTAGACCAGTTAGATCAGGTAAGAGAAGATATTCGTCTGGTAGAAAAGATACAGAGTTTCAACGCTGAATTCAACACTGAGAAATTCAAGAAAACTGGTGGTGTGGCCATGCTTTACAAGGAATATCTAATTGCTCAAAAGCAGAACCTGGAGAATACCATAGAGCAAATGAATAAAATTACCATTGAATAA
- a CDS encoding 3-hydroxyanthranilate 3,4-dioxygenase, producing the protein MAVNEPFNLNKWIEQNRDTLKPPVGNRNLYKESGDYIVMVVAGPNARKDYHYNETEELFYQLEGNIQVHIQEDGKKRTMELGPGDMYLHPAKVPHSPERGENSIGLVVERKRIGEEGKDGLMWFCDNCNHKLYEVYFPLQDIETDFLKHFRHFYNSEELRTCNNCGEVMPVDSRFTSEVE; encoded by the coding sequence ATGGCAGTTAATGAGCCTTTCAATTTAAATAAATGGATCGAACAGAACCGGGATACTTTGAAACCGCCTGTTGGAAACCGAAATCTCTACAAGGAATCTGGAGATTATATCGTAATGGTGGTTGCAGGGCCTAACGCTCGTAAGGACTACCATTATAATGAAACCGAAGAGCTTTTTTATCAGCTCGAAGGTAACATTCAGGTTCATATACAGGAAGACGGGAAGAAGCGAACGATGGAGCTCGGGCCTGGAGATATGTACCTGCATCCTGCAAAAGTGCCTCACTCTCCCGAAAGAGGTGAAAACTCGATTGGGTTGGTCGTAGAACGAAAGAGGATCGGTGAGGAAGGCAAGGATGGCTTAATGTGGTTCTGCGATAACTGCAACCATAAATTATACGAAGTGTATTTCCCGCTTCAGGATATAGAGACAGACTTTCTCAAGCATTTCAGGCATTTTTATAACAGCGAAGAATTAAGGACCTGCAACAATTGCGGGGAAGTGATGCCTGTGGATTCCAGATTCACATCTGAGGTGGAATAG
- a CDS encoding metallophosphoesterase family protein, producing MSRTLVFGDLHGGLKALIQLLKKIDLNPKDELIFLGDYVDGWSDSANTVTYLIDLAKQNSCIFMRGNHDDLAHKWLETGEMNQKWLEHGGQSSLNAYRKFNEQDKNRHKKFFREMVNYYHDKEDRLFVHAGFTNLHGPEFEYHETAFYWDRTLWEMALSMDDALDLNDHRYPKRLSHFKEIYIGHTPVTRIGETTPVNKANIWNVDTGAAFMGPISALDVDSKEVYQSDPVHTFYPDEQGRN from the coding sequence ATGTCGAGAACACTCGTATTTGGAGATCTGCACGGAGGACTTAAAGCACTTATCCAATTACTAAAAAAGATAGACCTGAATCCAAAGGACGAACTAATATTCCTTGGAGATTATGTTGATGGCTGGAGTGATTCAGCCAACACCGTCACTTATCTTATAGATCTTGCTAAACAGAATTCATGCATATTTATGAGAGGTAATCATGATGACCTGGCACATAAATGGCTGGAAACAGGTGAGATGAATCAGAAATGGCTGGAGCATGGAGGCCAATCAAGCCTTAATGCCTACCGGAAATTTAATGAGCAAGATAAGAACAGGCATAAAAAATTCTTCCGGGAAATGGTGAATTATTATCATGATAAAGAAGACCGGCTTTTTGTTCATGCGGGGTTTACTAATTTACATGGCCCAGAATTCGAATATCACGAAACAGCATTTTACTGGGACCGTACATTATGGGAAATGGCTCTTTCTATGGATGATGCTTTAGACCTAAATGACCATCGTTACCCTAAAAGACTAAGCCACTTTAAAGAAATTTATATAGGACACACACCGGTTACCCGTATTGGCGAAACGACTCCGGTTAATAAGGCTAACATCTGGAATGTAGATACAGGTGCAGCATTTATGGGGCCTATTTCAGCATTAGACGTAGACTCGAAGGAAGTTTATCAAAGTGATCCCGTGCACACTTTCTACCCTGATGAGCAGGGCAGAAATTAG
- a CDS encoding isoaspartyl peptidase/L-asparaginase — translation MKKVLFLFSLILFISCNEKTTQDSAENEQPVSEQKDSIPNFGIVIHGGAGTILKENMSDSLEKAYKLKLEEAIRTGHEILANGGTALEAVQRTINVMEDSPLFNSAKGAVFTNEGKNELDASIMDGETLNAGAVAGVTNVKNPINLAYEVMVNSEHVMLSGKGAEQFAKEQRLEIVDPEYFYTEKRFRSMERAREREKEKNNKTAFYDPFIKDEKFGTVGCAALDKNGNLAAGTSTGGMTNKKYNRIGDAPIIGAGTFANNKTCAVSSTGWGEFFIRGVVAYDISAMMEYKGVSLKEAASEVIQKKVPDMGGNGGIIAIDHEGNVAMEFNTAGMYRAAMNRKGKLSIGLYKENEAEE, via the coding sequence ATGAAAAAAGTCCTTTTTCTATTCAGCCTGATACTTTTCATTAGTTGTAATGAAAAAACCACGCAGGATTCCGCAGAAAATGAACAACCCGTTTCAGAGCAGAAAGATTCCATACCAAATTTCGGAATTGTAATTCACGGGGGCGCCGGTACCATTTTGAAAGAGAACATGAGCGATTCATTGGAAAAAGCATATAAATTGAAACTTGAAGAAGCGATTAGAACAGGACATGAGATCCTCGCCAATGGCGGGACTGCCCTTGAAGCCGTGCAAAGAACTATCAACGTGATGGAAGATAGTCCTCTTTTCAATTCTGCCAAAGGAGCTGTCTTTACTAATGAGGGTAAAAATGAACTGGACGCTTCTATTATGGACGGAGAAACCCTGAATGCCGGAGCTGTGGCCGGAGTGACCAATGTAAAAAACCCTATCAACCTTGCCTATGAGGTCATGGTGAATTCAGAACACGTGATGCTTTCCGGGAAAGGCGCTGAACAATTCGCGAAAGAACAGAGACTGGAAATAGTGGATCCCGAGTATTTCTATACTGAAAAACGCTTCAGATCCATGGAAAGAGCACGAGAGCGTGAAAAAGAGAAGAACAATAAAACTGCATTTTACGATCCGTTCATTAAAGATGAAAAATTTGGAACCGTTGGTTGCGCTGCCCTGGATAAAAATGGTAATCTTGCTGCCGGCACATCCACTGGTGGAATGACCAATAAAAAATATAACCGTATTGGAGATGCTCCAATAATTGGTGCAGGAACCTTTGCCAATAATAAAACCTGCGCGGTATCAAGCACGGGCTGGGGAGAGTTCTTTATAAGAGGTGTGGTGGCTTATGATATTTCAGCCATGATGGAATATAAAGGAGTCTCACTTAAAGAGGCAGCCAGTGAAGTGATCCAGAAGAAAGTACCAGATATGGGTGGGAATGGCGGAATCATTGCGATAGATCATGAGGGAAACGTGGCCATGGAGTTCAATACTGCAGGAATGTATCGCGCTGCCATGAACAGAAAAGGTAAACTTAGTATAGGGCTTTATAAAGAAAATGAAGCTGAAGAATAA
- a CDS encoding efflux RND transporter periplasmic adaptor subunit, with product MKKAIKYIAVLAGALSLVSCGSDQNSEAKAAPATQAMPYPVTEVPTKTVTGYTTYPVSIEGIVNSEVRAKVSGYITNVLVDEGQKVKKGQVLFKLETQSLNQDAAAAKANVNAAQVEVDKLKPLVEKDIISEVQLETAKAKLQQAKSNYNSITANIGYANIKSPVDGYVGAIRLREGALVSPTNQEPLTTVSDISKVYAYFSLSEVDYLDFLQNNAGETVEDKIENMPKVQLELANGSKYSEMGTIETINSQVNENTGSISFRAVFDNPSRLLTNGNSGKILIPKTYENAVVVPQESTYEKQGKILVYKLGEGNKVNTSVIEVLTTIDNLYVVKSGIKEGDSIVAKGLSKLRPDTEIKPQPVPFDSIAKPIEQVFR from the coding sequence ATGAAAAAAGCGATTAAATATATAGCTGTACTTGCGGGAGCACTAAGCCTTGTTTCCTGTGGTAGCGACCAAAACTCAGAAGCGAAAGCAGCACCTGCTACACAAGCCATGCCTTACCCTGTAACAGAGGTACCTACCAAAACAGTCACTGGATATACTACCTATCCGGTAAGTATTGAAGGTATTGTGAATAGTGAAGTTAGAGCGAAAGTAAGTGGATATATCACCAATGTTCTTGTGGACGAAGGTCAGAAAGTAAAGAAGGGCCAGGTATTGTTCAAACTGGAAACCCAATCCTTAAACCAGGATGCTGCCGCGGCAAAAGCAAATGTAAATGCTGCACAGGTTGAAGTTGATAAACTTAAGCCTTTGGTGGAGAAAGATATTATTAGTGAGGTCCAACTGGAAACAGCTAAAGCTAAACTGCAGCAAGCCAAAAGCAATTATAATAGCATCACGGCAAATATCGGCTACGCCAATATTAAAAGTCCGGTGGATGGTTACGTAGGTGCGATCCGGTTAAGAGAAGGAGCTTTAGTTAGTCCTACCAACCAGGAACCTTTAACTACAGTGAGTGATATAAGTAAGGTTTACGCCTACTTTTCTTTAAGCGAGGTAGATTACCTGGATTTTCTTCAGAATAATGCAGGAGAAACCGTTGAAGATAAAATCGAAAATATGCCGAAAGTGCAATTGGAACTTGCCAATGGCAGCAAATACAGTGAGATGGGAACTATAGAAACCATCAACTCCCAGGTAAATGAAAATACCGGTTCTATCTCTTTCAGGGCGGTTTTTGATAATCCTTCAAGACTTCTCACCAATGGGAATAGCGGTAAGATCCTTATCCCTAAAACTTATGAAAATGCCGTAGTAGTGCCTCAGGAATCAACTTATGAAAAACAAGGTAAGATCCTTGTCTATAAATTAGGGGAAGGCAATAAAGTAAATACTTCGGTAATAGAAGTGCTTACTACTATAGATAATCTCTACGTGGTAAAATCGGGAATAAAGGAAGGCGATAGTATCGTGGCGAAAGGCCTGTCTAAATTAAGACCAGACACCGAGATCAAACCTCAACCGGTTCCATTCGACAGCATTGCCAAACCCATTGAACAAGTATTCAGATAA
- a CDS encoding aldehyde dehydrogenase family protein, translated as MSKIAEEFGIKKALKDLGLNDINNGTSTGTNWFSNGDIIESYSPVDGALIGKVKATTKEDYEKVITTAEKGFKEWRTWTAPQRGEVVRQFNDELRRLKEPLGKLVSYEMGKSYQEGLGEVQEMIDICDFAVGLSRQLYGLTMHSERPGHRMYEQYHPLGVVGIISAFNFPVAVWSWNTALAWVCGDACIWKGSEKTPMTSVACQNIAARIFAENNVPAGISSLITGDYKVGEMMTTDERVPLISATGSIRMGKIVAQAVAARLGKSLLELGGNNAIIVTPDANIKNTVIGAVFGAVGTCGQRCTSTRRLIVHEDVYDKVKDAIVNAYKQIRIGNPLDENNHVGPLIDKDAVKNYQVALDKVVEEGGKILVEGGVLEGEGYESGCYVKPAIAEAENHFEIVQHETFAPVLYIMKYKGDVSNALEFQNGVKQGLSSAIMTNNLREAERFLSAEGSDCGIANVNIGTSGAEIGGAFGGEKETGGGRESGSDAWKIYMRRQTNTINYTTELPLAQGIKFDL; from the coding sequence ATGAGCAAAATTGCTGAAGAATTCGGGATTAAAAAAGCCCTGAAAGATTTAGGATTGAACGACATCAATAATGGTACTTCTACCGGAACCAACTGGTTTAGTAACGGAGATATCATTGAATCATATTCGCCTGTAGACGGTGCTTTAATTGGTAAAGTTAAAGCGACAACTAAGGAAGATTACGAAAAGGTAATTACTACTGCTGAAAAAGGTTTTAAGGAATGGAGAACCTGGACGGCACCACAGAGAGGTGAAGTAGTGCGCCAGTTCAATGACGAATTAAGAAGACTGAAAGAGCCCCTGGGGAAACTCGTATCTTATGAAATGGGTAAATCTTACCAGGAAGGTCTTGGAGAGGTTCAGGAAATGATCGATATCTGCGATTTCGCAGTAGGTCTTTCCAGACAACTGTACGGACTTACCATGCATAGTGAGCGCCCAGGACATAGAATGTATGAGCAATACCATCCTCTAGGAGTGGTGGGAATTATATCTGCCTTTAACTTTCCGGTGGCGGTATGGTCTTGGAATACTGCTTTAGCATGGGTTTGTGGAGATGCCTGTATCTGGAAAGGTTCAGAAAAGACTCCAATGACCTCTGTAGCCTGCCAGAATATTGCGGCGAGAATATTTGCTGAAAATAATGTGCCTGCAGGGATCTCAAGTTTGATTACCGGGGATTATAAAGTAGGAGAGATGATGACCACAGATGAGCGTGTGCCTTTAATATCGGCTACCGGTTCTATTAGAATGGGTAAGATCGTGGCGCAGGCAGTTGCGGCCAGACTTGGAAAATCACTACTTGAACTAGGAGGAAATAATGCCATTATCGTTACTCCAGACGCGAATATTAAGAATACCGTGATTGGTGCTGTATTTGGAGCGGTTGGAACTTGCGGACAGCGTTGTACTTCTACGAGAAGACTTATCGTGCACGAAGATGTTTATGACAAAGTGAAGGATGCTATCGTGAACGCATACAAACAAATTAGAATTGGTAACCCACTGGATGAAAATAACCATGTTGGGCCGCTTATCGATAAGGATGCAGTGAAGAACTACCAGGTTGCTTTAGACAAAGTGGTAGAAGAAGGCGGAAAAATACTGGTTGAAGGCGGAGTGCTTGAAGGCGAAGGTTACGAAAGCGGATGCTATGTAAAACCAGCCATCGCTGAAGCTGAAAATCATTTTGAGATCGTACAGCACGAGACTTTCGCGCCGGTACTTTATATCATGAAATATAAAGGAGATGTTAGCAACGCGCTAGAATTTCAGAACGGGGTGAAGCAGGGGCTTTCTTCAGCAATTATGACCAACAACCTTAGAGAGGCTGAAAGATTTCTTTCTGCCGAAGGATCTGATTGTGGAATTGCCAATGTGAATATTGGTACTTCCGGAGCTGAGATCGGTGGAGCCTTTGGTGGTGAAAAAGAAACTGGTGGAGGTCGTGAAAGCGGATCAGATGCCTGGAAGATCTATATGAGAAGACAAACAAACACGATCAATTATACCACTGAATTGCCGTTGGCACAGGGAATTAAATTCGATTTATAG
- a CDS encoding acyl-ACP desaturase, with protein MSLKNIRLEVMQTVEKSVQGFIDQYLIPVDEIWQPTDLLPNLQDESGFEEVHQIREEAKELGYDFWVVLVADMVTEEALPTYESWLMDMEGVEQHGANSGEQNGWAKWVRQWTGEENRHGDTLNKYLYLSGRVDMKEIEKTTQHLINDGFDIGTGRDPYKNFVYTSFQELATNISHKRVGQLAKKKGNKMLGKMCNIIAGDEMRHYMAYREFVKTIFEHDPSEMMLAFQDMMKKKIVMPAQFIRESGQGIAEAFENFSNAAQRLGVYTTYDYIDILKKLNAYWEIDKMRSLTDDAEKARDYLMALPDRMTRIADRIAIPKDQHQFKWVEANGVV; from the coding sequence ATGAGTTTAAAGAATATACGTTTAGAAGTAATGCAAACGGTGGAGAAATCTGTACAGGGTTTCATCGATCAGTACTTGATTCCGGTAGATGAGATCTGGCAACCTACAGATTTGCTTCCAAACCTTCAGGATGAATCCGGGTTTGAAGAAGTTCACCAAATAAGAGAAGAAGCCAAGGAACTTGGATACGATTTTTGGGTGGTACTTGTAGCTGATATGGTTACTGAAGAGGCATTACCTACCTACGAATCCTGGTTAATGGATATGGAAGGTGTGGAACAGCATGGCGCTAATAGCGGCGAACAAAACGGTTGGGCAAAATGGGTTCGCCAGTGGACCGGTGAAGAAAACCGACACGGAGATACACTTAACAAATACCTTTACCTTTCTGGTAGAGTAGATATGAAGGAGATCGAAAAAACGACTCAGCACCTTATCAATGACGGTTTTGATATAGGAACCGGAAGGGATCCTTATAAAAATTTCGTTTATACCAGTTTCCAGGAACTTGCAACCAATATCTCTCACAAACGTGTGGGACAGCTGGCCAAAAAGAAAGGAAACAAAATGCTTGGTAAGATGTGTAATATCATCGCAGGAGATGAGATGAGACACTATATGGCTTACAGAGAATTTGTAAAGACAATTTTTGAGCATGATCCTAGTGAAATGATGCTTGCTTTCCAGGACATGATGAAGAAAAAGATCGTTATGCCTGCACAGTTCATTAGAGAATCTGGCCAGGGAATTGCTGAAGCTTTTGAAAACTTCTCCAATGCCGCTCAAAGATTGGGTGTGTATACAACTTACGACTATATCGATATCCTTAAGAAATTAAATGCATACTGGGAGATCGATAAAATGAGATCACTTACAGACGATGCTGAAAAAGCCCGTGACTACCTGATGGCACTTCCAGACAGGATGACCAGGATCGCAGATAGGATAGCAATTCCAAAAGATCAGCATCAATTTAAATGGGTTGAAGCTAACGGAGTGGTTTAA